Proteins from one Gossypium raimondii isolate GPD5lz chromosome 8, ASM2569854v1, whole genome shotgun sequence genomic window:
- the LOC105792696 gene encoding uncharacterized protein LOC105792696 isoform X1, with protein MSITQFAMVEELAFLVKDNLPCKHLVLSMEEAFMNFLQDDTSSDGILELEPMNSYNRLLLHRLADIFGFAHESIGEGDDRHLILQRCPETSIPSILVSDILWQCDEPQSLTASRHILTREGTTPVMEKNLPSFELSLEEREAAYLAARERIFAMDVGEVREPVKHKPRTVPIVARRMIAHALGQRINLCNLDDSARDLKDWGKTDEPSVHDTDKVDNNSRTETHQDAVLEQRKPVDACSKANSNTSKHNTSVVCERNVSDEQTEKRPTNASIPGRSRNRVNKEYSKEEHLGAAKRMFANALGLRSAKDSRSSERKTTQ; from the exons ATGAGCATTACGCAGTTCGCAATG GTGGAGGAACTGGCGTTTCTAGTTAAGGACAATCTTCCTTGCAAGCATCTAGTTCTGTCAATGGAGGAGGCTTTTATGAATTTCCTTCAGGATGATACAAG CTCAGATGGGATCCTAGAGTTGGAACCTATGAATTCATACAATCGGCTTCTCCTGCATCGTCTTGCAGATATATTTGG ATTTGCTCATGAATCAATTGGTGAAGGAGACGATCGGCATTTGATTTTGCAACGATGCCCAGAGACATCAAT ACCTTCCATTCTTGTTAGTGATATACTATGGCAGTGTGATGAGCCTCAGTCTCTCACAGCATCTCGCCATATATTAACAAGAGAAGGAACTACACCAG TAATGGAGAAAAACTTGCCTTCTTTTGAGCTTAGTCTTGAGGAAAGAGAAGCAGCTTACTTAGCTGCTCGAGAACGGATTTTTGCAATGGATGTTGGAGAGGTTCGAGAACCTGTTAAGCATAAGCCACGAACTGTTCCTATTGTAGCTCGTCGAATGATTGCACATGCTTTAGGCCAAAGAATTAACTTATGCAATCTAGACGATAGTGCCCGGGATTTGAAAGACTGGGGGAAAACTGATGAACCAAGTGTTCATGATACAgataaagttgataataattcGAGAACAGAAACTCATCAGGATGCTGTTCTTGAACAGAGGAAACCGGTGGATGCATGTAGTAAAGCAAATAGCAACACAAGTAAACATAATACTTCGGTAGTTTGTGAGAGGAATGTTTCTGATGAACAAACCGAAAAGCGACCAACCAATGCTAGTATACCAGGTAGAAGTCGAAATAGAGTTAACAAAGAGTACTCTAAAGAAGAACATCTAGGAGCTGCAAAGCGAATGTTTGCTAATGCTTTAGGTTTGCGCTCGGCTAAGGATTCGAGAAGTAGTGAAAGGAAGACAACACAGTAG
- the LOC105792696 gene encoding uncharacterized protein LOC105792696 isoform X2 — protein MIQVLDCSSDGILELEPMNSYNRLLLHRLADIFGFAHESIGEGDDRHLILQRCPETSIPSILVSDILWQCDEPQSLTASRHILTREGTTPVMEKNLPSFELSLEEREAAYLAARERIFAMDVGEVREPVKHKPRTVPIVARRMIAHALGQRINLCNLDDSARDLKDWGKTDEPSVHDTDKVDNNSRTETHQDAVLEQRKPVDACSKANSNTSKHNTSVVCERNVSDEQTEKRPTNASIPGRSRNRVNKEYSKEEHLGAAKRMFANALGLRSAKDSRSSERKTTQ, from the exons ATGATACAAG tGTTGGATTGCAGCTCAGATGGGATCCTAGAGTTGGAACCTATGAATTCATACAATCGGCTTCTCCTGCATCGTCTTGCAGATATATTTGG ATTTGCTCATGAATCAATTGGTGAAGGAGACGATCGGCATTTGATTTTGCAACGATGCCCAGAGACATCAAT ACCTTCCATTCTTGTTAGTGATATACTATGGCAGTGTGATGAGCCTCAGTCTCTCACAGCATCTCGCCATATATTAACAAGAGAAGGAACTACACCAG TAATGGAGAAAAACTTGCCTTCTTTTGAGCTTAGTCTTGAGGAAAGAGAAGCAGCTTACTTAGCTGCTCGAGAACGGATTTTTGCAATGGATGTTGGAGAGGTTCGAGAACCTGTTAAGCATAAGCCACGAACTGTTCCTATTGTAGCTCGTCGAATGATTGCACATGCTTTAGGCCAAAGAATTAACTTATGCAATCTAGACGATAGTGCCCGGGATTTGAAAGACTGGGGGAAAACTGATGAACCAAGTGTTCATGATACAgataaagttgataataattcGAGAACAGAAACTCATCAGGATGCTGTTCTTGAACAGAGGAAACCGGTGGATGCATGTAGTAAAGCAAATAGCAACACAAGTAAACATAATACTTCGGTAGTTTGTGAGAGGAATGTTTCTGATGAACAAACCGAAAAGCGACCAACCAATGCTAGTATACCAGGTAGAAGTCGAAATAGAGTTAACAAAGAGTACTCTAAAGAAGAACATCTAGGAGCTGCAAAGCGAATGTTTGCTAATGCTTTAGGTTTGCGCTCGGCTAAGGATTCGAGAAGTAGTGAAAGGAAGACAACACAGTAG
- the LOC105792697 gene encoding uncharacterized protein LOC105792697, producing MASCPQNSILYNGTRCACQVGRFLNVAANSCITYAGNSAIKTDSGIDYYAISIPKNILSFDSIKKFTQSQAVFLEATLVMLLSWLVFCFFLRFMKLGDGRNVWFKIRWWISRLDVCFATRHWLDDQKLVVKRKTELGGTFSIASWILFTGLFAALLYQLIAKRTIEVHNVIATNAPDLASFRNDVEFNMTPVSSMSCSNLRSPTTLLSGSSGFLEDKVLPISDILNVSCHNTSLGPTITLKCSNCRLNQDFMSISWQFVDLPNSPASAVGFQFNVTAKDHIRRDHVSFVSGTLMNGSNFDNSPVTFRGTDTNILIFNLFPRIYRSAKNLRLIQPLFHEFVPGSSLRDTSQLRASLENANDGLINTTLYVNYLSSYIIETENQNIIGAVGFLADLGGLYCISMGIFFYLLVQCEFRIKRLRNEDSILRRIRNRRKAQEHWDKVRKYVMYTWNCSALDVDNHSKAEPGHGCFQLPLGPGNGSVRGGGSSRKRKQLRETELSFHKQVSSEKALKHNTRGSAKAETKHCIGSKDAVAIQHQAFAIDDDIIIPPPPTLELKSGSEIELSDIQKNFQRLYDYNVMLREKFVATQSLLRDLAAKSPSPTTERQT from the exons atggcTAGTTGTCCTCAAAACTCAATCTTGTACAACGGTACCCGTTGTGCTTGTCAAGTTGGTCGTTTTCTCAATGTTGCTGCCAACAGTTGTATTACTTATGCTGGGAATTCAGCTATTAAAACTGATTCTGGGATTGATTATTATGCTATTTCGATTCCAAAGAACATTTTGTCATTTGATTCAATCAAGAAGTTTACTCAATCCCAAGCTGTTTTCTTGGAAGCTACGCTTGTGATGTTGCTTTCTTGGCTtgttttttgcttctttttgaGGTTTATGAAGCTTGGTGATGGAAGAAATGTTTGGTTTAAGATTAGGTGGTGGATTAGTCGTTTGGATGTTTGCTTTGCTACTAGGCATTGGCTG GATGATCAAAAATTGGTTGTGAAACGGAAAACAGAACTCGGTGGAACTTTCTCGATTGCTAGTTGGATACTTTTCACTGGGCTGTTTGCCGC GTTGCTTTACCAGCTCATCGCAAAGAGAACCATTGAAGTACATAACGTGATAGCGACAAATGCACCTGACCTAGCTTCCTTCAGGAATGACGTTGAATTTAACATGACACCTGTTTCTAGTATGAGTTGCTCGAATTTACGGAGTCCTACTACTTTACTTTCCGGAAGTTCCGGTTTCCTTGAAGACAAAGTTCTCCCTATTTCGGATATTCTCAATGTTTCATGTCATAATACAAGTTTAGGGCCAACTATAACTCTCAAGTGCAGCAATTGTCGACTCAATCAAGATTTTATGTCCATTTCATGGCAATTTGTCGATCTTCCGAACAGCCCTGCAAGTGCTGTAGGTTTTCAGTTCAATGTAACTGCGAAAGATCATATTAGGAGAGATCATGTGAGTTTCGTTAGTGGAACATTGATGAATGGTAGCAACTTTGATAATAGCCCGGTTACATTCAGAGGGACAGACACAAACATAttgatattcaatttatttcccCGTATATACCGCAGTGCAAAAAATCTGAGGCTAATTCAACCTCTCTTTCATGAATTCGTCCCGGGGTCGTCTTTGCGTGACACTTCTCAGCTCCGAGCCTCACTCGAGAATGCTAATGATGGACTAATCAACACTACATTATATGTCAACTATCTTTCTTCCTACATCATTGAGAccgaaaatcaaaatataataggTGCTG TGGGTTTCCTTGCTGATCTTGGTGGGTTATATTGCATTAGTATGGGGATATTTTTCTATCTCTTGGTGCAA TGTGAGTTCAGAATAAAACGGCTTCGCAATGAAGATAGCATTTTACGGAGGATCAGAAATAGAAGAAAAGCTCAAGAACACTGGGATAAA GTGAGAAAATACGTCATGTACACGTGGAATTGCAGCGCATTGGATGTTGACAACCACTCTAAAGCAGAACCTGGTCATGGTTGTTTCCAACTTCCATTGGGCCCTGGTAATGGATCTGTTCGTGGGGGTGGGTCATCGAGGAAGCGAAAGCAGCTACGTGAGACAGAATTAAGTTTTCACAAGCAAGTCTCCAGTGAAAAG GCCCTCAAACACAATACACGTGGATCAGCTAAGGCTGAGACGAAACATTGCATCGGTTCAAAAGATGCAGTTGCTATCCAGCATCAAGCATTTGCTATCGATGATGATATAATAATTCCACCGCCTCCGACACTAG AATTGAAGTCCGGTTCGGAGATCGAGTTGTCTGATATACAGAAGAATTTCCAACGTTTATATGACTATAATGTCATGCTGAGAGAGAAGTTCGTAGCCACCCAGTCTTTGCTTCGCGATTTAGCCGCTAAGTCCCCATCTCCAACAACAGAAAGGCAAACATAA